Proteins encoded together in one Papio anubis isolate 15944 chromosome 3, Panubis1.0, whole genome shotgun sequence window:
- the MMAA gene encoding methylmalonic aciduria type A protein, mitochondrial isoform X2, which translates to MLTERGHKLSVLAVDPSSCTSGGSLLGDKTRMTELSRDMNAYIRPSPTRGTLGGVTRTTNEAILLCEGAGYDIILIETVGVGQSEFAVADMVDMFVLLLPPAGGDELQGIKRGIIEMADLVAVTKSDGDLIVPARRIQAEYVSALKLLRKRSQVWKPKVIRISARSGEGISEMWDKMKDFQNLMLASGELTAKRRKQQKVWMWNLIQESVLEHFRTHPTVREQIPLLEQKVLTGALSPGLAADFLLKAFKSGDY; encoded by the exons atgctTACTGAGAGAGGGCACAAATTATCTGTGCTGGCTGTGGACCCTTCTTCTTGTACTAGTGGTG GATCACTTTTAGGTGATAAAACCCGAATGACTGAGTTATCAAGAGATATGAATGCATACATCAGGCCATCTCCTACTAGAGGAACTTTAGGAGGCGTGACAAGGACCACAAATGAAGCTATTCTGTTGTGTGAAGGAGCAGGATATGACATAATTCTTATTGAAACCGTAG GTGTGGGTCAGTCGGAGTTTGCTGTTGCTGACATGGTTGACATGTTTGTTTTACTACTGCCACCAGCAGGAGGAGATGAGTTGcag GGTATCAAAAGGGGTATAATCGAGATGGCAGATCTGGTAGCTGTAACTAAATCTGATGGAGACTTGATTGTACCAGCTCGAAGGATACAAGCGGAGTATGTGAGTGCACTGAAATTACTCCGCAAACGTTCACAAGTCTGGAAACCAAAG GTAATTCGTATTTCTGCCAGAAGTGGAGAGGGGATCTCTGAAATGTGGGATAAAATGAAAGATTTCCAGAACCTAATGCTTGCCAGTGGGGAACTGACTGCCAAACGACGGAAGCAACAGAAAGTTTGGATGTGGAATCTCATTCAGGAAAGTGTGTTAGAGCATTTCAGGACCCATCCCACAGTCCGGGAACAGATTCCACTTCTGGAACAAAAGGTTCTCACTGGGGCCCTGTCCCCAGGACTGGCAGCAGACTTCTTgttaaaagcttttaaaagtgGAGATTATTAA
- the MMAA gene encoding methylmalonic aciduria type A protein, mitochondrial isoform X1 has protein sequence MNMPMLLPHPHQHFLKGLLRAPFRCYHFIFHSTHLGSGIPCAQPFNSLGLHCTKWMLLSNGLKRKLCVQTTLKDHTEGLSDKEQRFVDKLYSGLIQGQRACLAEAITLVESTHSRKKELAQVLLQKVLLYHREQEQSNRGKPLAFRVGLSGPPGAGKSTFIEYFGKMLTERGHKLSVLAVDPSSCTSGGSLLGDKTRMTELSRDMNAYIRPSPTRGTLGGVTRTTNEAILLCEGAGYDIILIETVGVGQSEFAVADMVDMFVLLLPPAGGDELQGIKRGIIEMADLVAVTKSDGDLIVPARRIQAEYVSALKLLRKRSQVWKPKVIRISARSGEGISEMWDKMKDFQNLMLASGELTAKRRKQQKVWMWNLIQESVLEHFRTHPTVREQIPLLEQKVLTGALSPGLAADFLLKAFKSGDY, from the exons atgaatatgcCCATGCTGCtaccacatcctcaccagcatttccTAAAAGGCCTTTTAAGGGCACCTTTCCGATGTTACCACTTCATCTTTCACTCTACTCATCTCGGATCAGGAATCCCATGTGCTCAGCCGTTTAATTCTCTTGGACTCCATTGTACAAAGTGGATGCTGCTGTCAAATggtttaaagagaaaattatgtgTACAAACAACCTTAAAGGACCACACAGAAGGACTTTCTGATAAAGAGCAAAGATTTGTGGATAAACTTTATAGTGGTTTAATCCAAGGGCAAAGGGCCTGTTTAGCAGAGGCCATAACTCTTGTAGAATCAACTCACAGCAGGAAAAAGGAGTTAGCCCAGGTGCTTCTTCAGAAAGTATTACTTTACCACAGAGAACAAGAACAATCAAATAGAGGAAAACCACTAGCATTTCGAGTAG GGTTGTCTGGGCCCCCTGGTGCTGGAAAATcaacatttatagaatattttggaaaaatgctTACTGAGAGAGGGCACAAATTATCTGTGCTGGCTGTGGACCCTTCTTCTTGTACTAGTGGTG GATCACTTTTAGGTGATAAAACCCGAATGACTGAGTTATCAAGAGATATGAATGCATACATCAGGCCATCTCCTACTAGAGGAACTTTAGGAGGCGTGACAAGGACCACAAATGAAGCTATTCTGTTGTGTGAAGGAGCAGGATATGACATAATTCTTATTGAAACCGTAG GTGTGGGTCAGTCGGAGTTTGCTGTTGCTGACATGGTTGACATGTTTGTTTTACTACTGCCACCAGCAGGAGGAGATGAGTTGcag GGTATCAAAAGGGGTATAATCGAGATGGCAGATCTGGTAGCTGTAACTAAATCTGATGGAGACTTGATTGTACCAGCTCGAAGGATACAAGCGGAGTATGTGAGTGCACTGAAATTACTCCGCAAACGTTCACAAGTCTGGAAACCAAAG GTAATTCGTATTTCTGCCAGAAGTGGAGAGGGGATCTCTGAAATGTGGGATAAAATGAAAGATTTCCAGAACCTAATGCTTGCCAGTGGGGAACTGACTGCCAAACGACGGAAGCAACAGAAAGTTTGGATGTGGAATCTCATTCAGGAAAGTGTGTTAGAGCATTTCAGGACCCATCCCACAGTCCGGGAACAGATTCCACTTCTGGAACAAAAGGTTCTCACTGGGGCCCTGTCCCCAGGACTGGCAGCAGACTTCTTgttaaaagcttttaaaagtgGAGATTATTAA